TCGACTATTCAATCAAGTATTCCAGGGAGGTCAAAACCCTGACTGCTGCCAGCACCCAATGTTTTAGTGATGTGCCCATGACCGAACTCAATGCCGTGAAGTTTGGAAAAAAATATGCTTATCTGGAAGCAGAGTTGCAAGCTAAGATGATTGGATGGCACGGAGAAACAGCAGAAATCAATTATAATCAATTTGCCAAGTATGGCGGGGCTTACGGCAAGGACTATTTTGATCTGAGACCTGTCCTGCCGTTGGTTTCATGCCCTACACTGGTACTTTATCCTGACCGCAGTTCCATCTTTGACGTGGAGCAATCCGTTGCCTTTTATCGCCATCTCTCAAGGGGTGAACTGGCCGTTTTCCCGAAATGCGGCCACAATACCTATGAACAACGACCGGAAGACTATGCTCGTACTATCCTGGATTTTATTAAGAGAAATACAAAAGCCGGGGATTCGAAAGTCCTTCCGGCTATGACATGTTTGGCATAAAAATGGCCGGGTTGACGAATAGATAACCTGGTATTAACGGGCAGAAAAAAGTCAGGAAATAACAAACCTAAATCACTATTGACTTTTCCCTTTATTCATCATAATATAAGTAGCTTTTTTTAAAATAAAAGGTTCAGGAGTTTACCAATGTATGCCATTATTGAAAATGGAGGCAAGCAGTATAAAATCATTGAGGGAGAAAAGGTAAAACTGGAAAAGTTCACCGGTGTCGAAGGGGAAGATGTCCAGATAAAAGAAGTTCTGGCTCTCAATGATGGGAACAATACTATTATCGGCAGTCCTTACATAGACGGTGCATATATACAGGGCAAAGTCGTTTCTCACGGTAGATGGAAAAAGGTAATAGTATTTAAGTACAAACGCAGGAAAGACTATAAGAAGAAAAATGGGCATCGTCAACACTATACGGAACTACTCGTAGAGAAGATATACACGGAGGCATCTCATGGCGCATAAAAAGGCAGGCGGAAGCTCAAGGAACGGAAGGGACAGCGACGGCCAGAGGCTTGGCGTAAAACTCTATGGCGGTCAGAGAGCAAAGGCCGGCAATATAATAATCAGACAGCATGGCACAAAAATCCACCCGGGAACCAATGTTGGCATGGGCCGTGATTACACCTTATTTGCTCTGGCGGACGGAATTGTCACATTTGAGTCCAGGGGCAATAGAAAAAGGGTGAGTATATCCCTTGTTGAATGAAATTTGTTGATGAAGCAGATATATATATAAAAGCAGGCAACGGTGGCCATGGTTGTGTAAGCTTCAGGAGAGAAAGATTTATCCCCAGGGGAGGGCCGGACGGCGGGGATGGAGGAAAAGGGGGAGACGTAGTCTTAGTAGGCAGCAAAGCACTGTCAAGTCTTTTAGATTTCAAATATAAACGTATCTATCGAGCAGAAAACGGGAAAAACGGCAGCGGAAAAAATAAGAAGGGCAGGGGAGGGAAGGATCTGTATATCCATCTGCCTCTTGGAACCATTGTATATGATAAGGCATACACAACACCGCTGTGCGATGTCACAGAGGACAACAAGCATTATATTGTTGCAAAAAGCGGGAGGGGCGGCAGGGGCAATACTCATTTCGTAACCCCCACGCACAGGGCGCCTGTAGAATTTGAAAACGGTACAGAAGGAGAAGAAAAGGAGTTAAAACTCGTATTAAAGCTCCTTGCCGATGTAGGGATCGTGGGTCTGCCAAACGTCGGAAAATCAACCCTCATATCCTGTTTAACAAATGCAAAACCCTTAATAGGGGACTATCCTTTTACTACATTAACCCCTGCCCTCGGTGTATTCCGGGACAATGACGACACCTTTGTTATTGCAGATATCCCGGGTTTAATAAAAGATGCCTCAAAAGGCAGAGGCTTGGGCTTAACATTCTTAAGACACATAGAGAGAACGAATATCTTTCTCCTGGTGCTGGATGCCTCTTCCGAATCGGCAGACAAGGATTATGATACATTATTGGATGAGTTAAAATCCTACAAAGAAGAAATGCTGGATAAGAAGAGAATCCTGGTGCTGAACAAGATTGACATTTCATCAAAGGCTTCTGTAAAGAAATGGAATGTTTTTTTTAAAGAAAAAGGTGAAACAACAGTAAACGTCAGTGCGTTAAAAGGACAGGGAATTGATGAGCTGAGGGATCTTTTAAAAGGAACAACCAGGCATCAATCTGGAATTATGGAATCAAAAACCGTAAACAAAGGAACAACGGAAGATGCATGATTAATGTCAAACGGATAGTCATTAAAGTAGGAACATCGGTTCTTCTGGATAAAGATAAAAAGGTCAGCGCTGATATGATAGGAAGGCTTGCAAGGCAGATAAGAAAAATAAAGGAGAAAGGGATCAGCCCGGTTATTGTATCGAGCGGAGCCATTGCCTACGGCATGGAAACCCTCAATTTAAAAAAGAAACCTAAAGAGATTGCTAAAAGGCAAGCCCTTGCATCAATCGGACAGATCCTGCTTATGAAGATGTATATGGAAGCATTCGAAAAAGAGAAGATGAAAACCGGCCAGATATTGCTGACCCATGAAGACATAAAAAGCAAGAACAGGTGTTTAAATCTTATGAACACATTAAATATGCTTCTGGCTATGGATATCGTTCCAATAATCAACGAAAACGATGCCCTCTCATTCAAGGAAATCAGGTTCGGTGATAATGACAACCTTTCTGCCCTTATTGCGCAGATCTCCAATGCAGACCTGCTGCTGCTTCTCTCAGATGTTGACGGGTTGTTTGATAAGGATCCGAATAAATATACCGGTGCCCGTATTATTGATGTTGTACATAAAATAGATGATAAAATTGAAAAGATAGCAGGTGAAACAAGGAGCGAAAAAAGCACGGGCGGGATGGTAAGCAAGCTGGAGGCGGCAAAAAAGGCGGGCAGCTATGGCATCCCTACGAGGATAGTCCGGGGAAACCTGGAAAATATCGTATTAAGGATTGTTAAAGGTGAAGAGGCGGGAACGTTGTTTCTTGCAGACAAAAAAATGACAAGGAATAAATGGTGGACAGCCTTTGCTTATAATATTAAAGGTAAAATTCACATAGACAAAGGGGCTGAACATGCCATAGTTCATGGCGGCAAAAGCCTTCTATCCTCCGGCATAATTAAAGTAGAAGGTGATTTTTCAAGAGGGGGATGCATTGAAGTGGATAGCGTCGATGGCGGGATTGTTGCGAAGGGGATAACAAATTATTCCTCATCGGATATTAATAAGATCAAAGGTCTAAAAAGTATTGATATTGAAAAGAAGCTCGGATATAAATATGCTGAAGAAATTGTACACAGGGATAATATGGTATTGATATGAAACCTGAAAAACTTGCACAAAAGACAAAAGTAGCGTCCGGTATTCTTTCTCATGCTGCAACAGAGCAGAAGAACAATATTCTCATGATACTGGAAGGACTGATCGCAGAAAAACAGGAATATCTTTTCAACGAAAACAGGAAGGATATTGAGAGCGCCCAAAAGGAAGGGCTCCCCAAAAGTATGTTGGACAGACTCAGGATAGACGATAAAATCATCCGTGAGATGCAGGCAAGCATTAGGGATGTTATAGCGCTCCCTGATCCTGTCGGTGAGATTGTAAAGTTATGGAACAGGCCTAATAAACTGCTTGTGGGCCGGATGAGAATACCCATCGGTGTTATCCTTGTAATTTATGAATCCAGACCCAACGTAACGATAGAGGCGTTCTCTTTATGCCTGAAAAGCGGTAACTGTGTAATTCTGAAGGGCGGCTCCGAGGCATACCATTCAAACCTTGCCCTATTCAGCCTTATTACAGAGTCACTGGAAAAAGCCGGTATTACTGCAGATGTAGCACAATTTATCGGGACAGGCGACAGGGCATATATATACGAGCTACTGAAGCTGGATGACTATATCGACCTGATTATTCCAAGAGGCGGGGAAGCCCTCATCAGGAGTGTTGTCGAGCAATCGAGCATCCCTGTATTAAAACACTACAAAGGCGTTTGCCACATATATGTCGATGAATGGGCACAGCTTGACCTTGCATATAAGGTCTGCCTTAACGCAAAAGTTCAAAAACCGGCGACATGTAATGCCATGGAGACCCTCCTTGTCCACAGATCTGTTGCAAATACATTTCTACCTGAAATGGCAAATATTTTACATAAACAAGGTGTTACCATCAAAGGCTGCGAAAAAACTGTGAAAATCCTGAAAGGGATTGACAAGGCGAAGGAGCAGGATTGGTACGAGGAATATCTTGATCTAACCCTTTCGATAAAGATTGTTAAAAATATGGATGAAGCTGTTTCGCATATCAGAAAATACGGTTCAAATCATACAGATGCAATTATTACAGCAAACTACGATAATGCATGGAGGTTTTTAAGAGAGGTCAACTCATCTTGTGTACTTATTAATGCGTCTACAAGGTTAAACGACGGCTATCAATTAGGTCTCGGAGCAGAAATGGGCATTAGCACGACAAAACTGCATGCCTTCGGCCCTATGGGGCTTCAAGAATTGACCGTTAACAAGTTTATAGCCTTTGGCGATGGACAGTTGAGGGAATAATGAAAGTAGGCATTTTCGGAGGCACCTTTGACCCTGTGCATATCGGACATTTAAGGACAGCAGAAGAAATACGTGAGCAGTACCTGCTGGATAAGGTCTATTTTGTACCGGCTTACATACCGCCTCATAAGAGAACCCTGAAAATAACAGATTCCTCCTTACGTCTGACAATGTTAAGAAGGGCAGTCAGAGGCAACAGCTCTCTCTGTACATCTGACATAGAGATAAAAAATCAAGGGGTCTCCTATTCTATTAATACAATAAAGATATTCCGGAAGCGGTTTGAGAAACTCTATTTTATTATAGGCATTGACGCTTTTTTAGAGATAGATACCTGGTATAATTATCAGGAGATATTCAATTACACAAATTTTATCATTATGGAAAGACCTCTCAACAGTAAAACGCCAGCCAATACATTATTCCCTCCTGACATCAGGAAAGATATAGACAGGATAGACGAACGTACATTCAAACATGCATCCGGGAATGAAATCCATATGCAAAGGGTTACTCAGCTCGATATATCATCAACAAAGATAAGGGACTCGGCAAGGAACGGCAGATCTATCAAATATCTTGTTCCTCAACCGGTGGAGAAATTTATTGATAAAATGGGATTGTACAGAAAAATAATGGATTAAGGACGAAGAATGCAAAAAAATATAGACTTAATTTCTACATTATATTTTTTTAAGAGGGTAAATGGAAACAATAGATAAGGTTAAGATGTGCAGCAGATATGCTGAAGAAAAAAAGGCAGATGATTTGTTGATGCTTGAACTTAAAGGGTTGACTGATATTGCAGATTATTTTGTGCTGGCAAACGGGACAAGCGAGAGGCATGTCAAAACCATATCCGAGCATATTGAAGCAAGCATGAAAAACGACGGGATAAAACCATATTCTGTCGAAGGTTACAATGATGGAAGGTGGATAATAATAGATTACCGGGACGTTATAGTTCACGTATTCCTCGAGCCTTTAAGGGAACTATACGACCTTGAAAGCCTCTGGATCGAGGCAAAAAGACACAGGTTGGAGAAAGAAAATAAATGCAACTCAGGGGTGGAACATGGACAAAGAACAGATTGAATATTTCAGGAAAAAACTTCTCAAAACGAGAGAAGGGATACTGAATAAGGCGAAGAAGCTCAAGGAAGAATCTTATACGCTTGGAACAGACGGCATTCAGGACATGGCAGACGCTGCAAGCAATTCATATAACGCCGATATTCTGATGAGCATAAGCGACAATGACCTTAAGCTCTTAAAGGATGTAGACCATACACTTGACAAAATAAAAAATGGAGCATATGGCATATGTGAAGAGTGTGAAGAAAAAATTAATGAAAAAAGACTTGAGGCAAATCCTGTTGCAAGGTATTGTATTACTTGTAAGCGATTAATGGAAGAAAAAGGAATATAATACTATGAGATATAAGATATTCTTTCTCCTGTTTCTCCTGTTTGTAATTTTTTACCTCTATATAAATCATCTTAATCCGGATAACGTAAAACTTTACCTTGGCTGGGGCTCTAAACCCTTTGAGGCAAGCGTTGCAACTTATGTAGTAGCATCATTTGTACTGGGTATCATTATCTCAATTATCATAAGCTTCTTCTATGATATGGGGAGATTTATCAGTGGATGGAAAGAGGGGAAAATAGGAAAGAGAAGACAAGAATTCAAGGATTTTTTTGAGAAGGCAAGGGCATATGATTTGAGGGGTGATAGAGAAAAAGCCATAGAAAACCTCAACAGGATTATCAGAAAAACCCCTGACATGGAAGAACCCTATATGTTTCTCTCAGACATATATATATCCATGAAAGAGTTCGATAAGGCAATAGAGGTGCTTGATCTTGCCGTGACAAACCTTGGTAAACGTGAATCCATACTGTTGAAAAGGGCAAAGGTACGTCTTACAACAAAGGATACGCAAAAAATTGAAAATGAATTAAAGGAAGTATTAAAAGCCAACGAAGCTAATCTGGAAGCACTGGCAATTTTAAGGGATTACTATATTTCCAGAAAAATATGGGATGATGCTTATGAAGCAGAAAAAAAGATAAAAAAATTCATAAAAACAGATGATGAAAACAGGGAATTTCTGGGCATACGGTGCGAAAAGATACGTGTGCTTTTTGCCAATAAGTTTGATATCAGTTCCGATGACATCATCAAGGAACTAAAAGAAATTATCAGTGAGGATAAACGGTTTATACCTGCCTATGTACTTCTGGCTGAAGCATATAAAAGAACCGGCAAGCTGAACGAAGCCGGCAGGGTATACGGCAGAGGTTATTCAAAAACAGGCCATATAATTTTTCTTTTGAAAATGGAAGACCTTTACATCGACAGGGGAAATCCTGAAATCATACTGAAGATATACCGGAGAATCCTTGATATCTCTACAAAAAACTATCTCATAGAATTTCTCTATGCACGGCTGTGTTTGAGGCTGGAGATGATTGATGAAGCGATAGACATGCTCAATACGCTGCTTGCAGAGGGGGCGGATTTTAAAGGACTTCATAAGGCTATGGCAGAGGCATACATCCACAGAGGACAGATGGAAAAGGCTGTGGAAGAATTCCGGCGCGCATTTCCTGCAGAGCATGTATATATTCCTTTTATATGTGATCATTGTCAGTCCAAAAAAGTCGAGTGGTCGGATTTTTGCGATATTTGTAATAGCTGGAACACAATTAATGTAAGAAAAGAAGACTTCTTCTATACCGAGGCAGTGGAGTTGAAGGCGCTTTATGAAGGAGAAGCATGGGATAAGGAGTAAAAAAATGATAAAAGACTTGCTTATAACCAATAGCAACAAGATCATCTTTTTGATACTTGACGGGCTTGGTGATATCCCGAACCCTGAGTATGTATATCAAACCCCGCTTGAAGCAGCCAAAAAACCCAATATAGACAAGCTTTCTATAAAGACGGGCATACTCGGACGTATGCTGCCTGTTGACATAGGCGTTACACCGGGAAGTGGTCCAGGGCACTTGAGCCTTTTCGGGTATGACCCCATTGTCTATGAGATCGGCAGAGGTGTACTTGAAGTCCTTGGGCTTAATATGGATCTGCAAGACGGCGATCTTGCAGCGCGGGCAAATTTCTGTACAATAAAAGATGGCATTGTAACAGACAGGAGAGCAGGAAGAATAGCAACAAGCGAGACCGAACGTTTATGCGAAATGCTCACCAAAGCAATACCCGAGGTTGAAGGCACAAAAATTCTTATAAAGCCGGGGAAATCCCACAGGTTTGCCATGATATTCAGAAGTAAGGGGCTTTCGGATAAACTGACGGACGCAGACCCTCACAAGGATAACAAACCCTTAACATACACCACACCGAAAACAGGAGAGGCAGAATTTGCATCAAAGGTCGTCAATGCGTTTATAACCCGTGCATTAGATGTTATAAAAGATGAGAAGATTGCAAACGGTGTGCTGTTGCGGGGTTTTTCTGAAAAGCCTGACCTAACACCTTTTTCTGTGAGCTACGGACTCAACGCCCTCGCTATTGCTACATACCCTATGTACAGGGGTATTGCAAAGGTGCTCGGAATGGACGTCAATGAAGAGCCGAAAGATTACAACGAAATGGTAAAAATTTTAAAGGACAACTATAATTCATATCAATTTTTCTTTATGCATATAAAAGAAACAGACCTTGCAGG
The nucleotide sequence above comes from Pseudomonadota bacterium. Encoded proteins:
- the obgE gene encoding GTPase ObgE codes for the protein MKFVDEADIYIKAGNGGHGCVSFRRERFIPRGGPDGGDGGKGGDVVLVGSKALSSLLDFKYKRIYRAENGKNGSGKNKKGRGGKDLYIHLPLGTIVYDKAYTTPLCDVTEDNKHYIVAKSGRGGRGNTHFVTPTHRAPVEFENGTEGEEKELKLVLKLLADVGIVGLPNVGKSTLISCLTNAKPLIGDYPFTTLTPALGVFRDNDDTFVIADIPGLIKDASKGRGLGLTFLRHIERTNIFLLVLDASSESADKDYDTLLDELKSYKEEMLDKKRILVLNKIDISSKASVKKWNVFFKEKGETTVNVSALKGQGIDELRDLLKGTTRHQSGIMESKTVNKGTTEDA
- the nadD gene encoding nicotinate-nucleotide adenylyltransferase; translation: MKVGIFGGTFDPVHIGHLRTAEEIREQYLLDKVYFVPAYIPPHKRTLKITDSSLRLTMLRRAVRGNSSLCTSDIEIKNQGVSYSINTIKIFRKRFEKLYFIIGIDAFLEIDTWYNYQEIFNYTNFIIMERPLNSKTPANTLFPPDIRKDIDRIDERTFKHASGNEIHMQRVTQLDISSTKIRDSARNGRSIKYLVPQPVEKFIDKMGLYRKIMD
- a CDS encoding 2,3-bisphosphoglycerate-independent phosphoglycerate mutase → MIKDLLITNSNKIIFLILDGLGDIPNPEYVYQTPLEAAKKPNIDKLSIKTGILGRMLPVDIGVTPGSGPGHLSLFGYDPIVYEIGRGVLEVLGLNMDLQDGDLAARANFCTIKDGIVTDRRAGRIATSETERLCEMLTKAIPEVEGTKILIKPGKSHRFAMIFRSKGLSDKLTDADPHKDNKPLTYTTPKTGEAEFASKVVNAFITRALDVIKDEKIANGVLLRGFSEKPDLTPFSVSYGLNALAIATYPMYRGIAKVLGMDVNEEPKDYNEMVKILKDNYNSYQFFFMHIKETDLAGEDGNFPAKVAAIENVDKIVPEIYDLDPQALIITGDHSTPCPMKGHSWHPVPLLLITKTGEQDGITFHERNCIHGSIGTIYSKQLMPLVLAHAFKLDKYGA
- the proB gene encoding glutamate 5-kinase, with protein sequence MINVKRIVIKVGTSVLLDKDKKVSADMIGRLARQIRKIKEKGISPVIVSSGAIAYGMETLNLKKKPKEIAKRQALASIGQILLMKMYMEAFEKEKMKTGQILLTHEDIKSKNRCLNLMNTLNMLLAMDIVPIINENDALSFKEIRFGDNDNLSALIAQISNADLLLLLSDVDGLFDKDPNKYTGARIIDVVHKIDDKIEKIAGETRSEKSTGGMVSKLEAAKKAGSYGIPTRIVRGNLENIVLRIVKGEEAGTLFLADKKMTRNKWWTAFAYNIKGKIHIDKGAEHAIVHGGKSLLSSGIIKVEGDFSRGGCIEVDSVDGGIVAKGITNYSSSDINKIKGLKSIDIEKKLGYKYAEEIVHRDNMVLI
- a CDS encoding glutamate-5-semialdehyde dehydrogenase; translation: MKPEKLAQKTKVASGILSHAATEQKNNILMILEGLIAEKQEYLFNENRKDIESAQKEGLPKSMLDRLRIDDKIIREMQASIRDVIALPDPVGEIVKLWNRPNKLLVGRMRIPIGVILVIYESRPNVTIEAFSLCLKSGNCVILKGGSEAYHSNLALFSLITESLEKAGITADVAQFIGTGDRAYIYELLKLDDYIDLIIPRGGEALIRSVVEQSSIPVLKHYKGVCHIYVDEWAQLDLAYKVCLNAKVQKPATCNAMETLLVHRSVANTFLPEMANILHKQGVTIKGCEKTVKILKGIDKAKEQDWYEEYLDLTLSIKIVKNMDEAVSHIRKYGSNHTDAIITANYDNAWRFLREVNSSCVLINASTRLNDGYQLGLGAEMGISTTKLHAFGPMGLQELTVNKFIAFGDGQLRE
- the rsfS gene encoding ribosome silencing factor — its product is METIDKVKMCSRYAEEKKADDLLMLELKGLTDIADYFVLANGTSERHVKTISEHIEASMKNDGIKPYSVEGYNDGRWIIIDYRDVIVHVFLEPLRELYDLESLWIEAKRHRLEKENKCNSGVEHGQRTD
- a CDS encoding TraR/DksA family transcriptional regulator; the encoded protein is MDKEQIEYFRKKLLKTREGILNKAKKLKEESYTLGTDGIQDMADAASNSYNADILMSISDNDLKLLKDVDHTLDKIKNGAYGICEECEEKINEKRLEANPVARYCITCKRLMEEKGI
- a CDS encoding tetratricopeptide repeat protein, with protein sequence MRYKIFFLLFLLFVIFYLYINHLNPDNVKLYLGWGSKPFEASVATYVVASFVLGIIISIIISFFYDMGRFISGWKEGKIGKRRQEFKDFFEKARAYDLRGDREKAIENLNRIIRKTPDMEEPYMFLSDIYISMKEFDKAIEVLDLAVTNLGKRESILLKRAKVRLTTKDTQKIENELKEVLKANEANLEALAILRDYYISRKIWDDAYEAEKKIKKFIKTDDENREFLGIRCEKIRVLFANKFDISSDDIIKELKEIISEDKRFIPAYVLLAEAYKRTGKLNEAGRVYGRGYSKTGHIIFLLKMEDLYIDRGNPEIILKIYRRILDISTKNYLIEFLYARLCLRLEMIDEAIDMLNTLLAEGADFKGLHKAMAEAYIHRGQMEKAVEEFRRAFPAEHVYIPFICDHCQSKKVEWSDFCDICNSWNTINVRKEDFFYTEAVELKALYEGEAWDKE
- the rplU gene encoding 50S ribosomal protein L21; translated protein: MYAIIENGGKQYKIIEGEKVKLEKFTGVEGEDVQIKEVLALNDGNNTIIGSPYIDGAYIQGKVVSHGRWKKVIVFKYKRRKDYKKKNGHRQHYTELLVEKIYTEASHGA
- the rpmA gene encoding 50S ribosomal protein L27, encoding MAHKKAGGSSRNGRDSDGQRLGVKLYGGQRAKAGNIIIRQHGTKIHPGTNVGMGRDYTLFALADGIVTFESRGNRKRVSISLVE
- a CDS encoding alpha/beta hydrolase; the protein is MPFEKINNLQVYYEVHGEGEVIILIHHGFGSAKIWKNIYPRLVTQGYKVMIYDRRGYGQSERGDDFQIFYESDRYRPESVEELRILKEILDIKECHLVGQCEGGVIGIDYSIKYSREVKTLTAASTQCFSDVPMTELNAVKFGKKYAYLEAELQAKMIGWHGETAEINYNQFAKYGGAYGKDYFDLRPVLPLVSCPTLVLYPDRSSIFDVEQSVAFYRHLSRGELAVFPKCGHNTYEQRPEDYARTILDFIKRNTKAGDSKVLPAMTCLA